In the genome of Bacillus sp. S3, one region contains:
- a CDS encoding HXXEE domain-containing protein: MLGALHPFLDLKTFIWLFPIIFIFHDLEEIITIESSMAANRIKYPKTNFVERTLRMREKLGSTAAQLAVSAAWILLIITFTAVMAANGGGFLLFTAILNLFVLQAFMHIVQTIMFRGYTPGIITSLFLLIPYCLLTYYFLAEYGQMDWHLLFTSLPVSLIMILVFLVGNLLGRYFIR, translated from the coding sequence ATGTTAGGGGCGCTCCATCCATTTTTGGATCTTAAAACATTCATTTGGTTGTTTCCCATCATTTTTATTTTCCATGACTTAGAAGAGATCATAACCATTGAATCTTCCATGGCTGCAAACAGAATCAAATATCCGAAAACGAACTTCGTCGAACGAACATTAAGAATGAGGGAGAAACTAGGTTCGACCGCTGCCCAGCTTGCTGTTTCGGCTGCATGGATTTTACTGATTATCACATTCACTGCAGTCATGGCCGCTAACGGAGGGGGTTTTCTATTATTTACAGCCATTCTTAATTTATTTGTTTTGCAGGCATTCATGCATATAGTTCAAACCATCATGTTCAGGGGCTACACGCCTGGCATTATCACGTCACTGTTCCTCCTTATCCCTTACTGCCTTCTTACCTATTATTTTTTAGCCGAATATGGACAGATGGACTGGCACTTGCTATTCACCAGTCTCCCGGTTAGTCTGATTATGATCCTGGTTTTTCTAGTTGGCAATCTTTTAGGCCGTTATTTTATTCGATAA
- the shc gene encoding squalene--hopene cyclase, with the protein MRHRVYKEMNRIANQFARDQSEDGAWHYPFETGIATDCSMIILLRTLEISDEEFIKELVKRIAGKQQEDGSWKLFHDEEKGNLTATVEAYYALLYSGYRNRKDQEIQAARRFIMANGGAAEVHMFLKIMLAITGQCPWPHFPINIEVMLLPDSFPINLFDFSVYGRANIIPFLILANTNFRRRTERSPDLSDLFQKKEVRFFTEDQTEEARSLVKLIKKGIQGLKFHGNLRELTLYRAEKYMLDRIEPDGTYLNYFSTTSLMIYALLARGYTNTHPVITRAVKGLKAMTCQIDGELHCQYTTASVWNTTLINYALQESGVPYSSATIQKANQYILSRQHLTYGDWVIHEPNLLPGGWGFADLNTIHPDIDDTTAALRAIRTLAKEQVDCRQAWDRGINWLISMQNNDGGWAAFEKNVNKKVLNLLPIEGGKDLLIDPSTVDLTGRTLEFFGNYTHLDQHHPMVKRGIRWLLRQQNSDGSWVGRWGVYIYGTWAAVTGMVAVGVSPNHPAIQKALTWLREIQNPDGGWGESCKSDTKNCYVPLGESTRTHTAWALDTLIAATTGVTPEIENGAAFLVDHKEKDWTTTYPKGRGMAGSFYLNYHCYEYVFPLLSLAHYQKLAGGQLLTDVSHKDVN; encoded by the coding sequence ATGAGGCATCGGGTATATAAGGAAATGAACAGAATTGCCAATCAGTTCGCCCGAGACCAATCAGAGGACGGGGCCTGGCATTATCCTTTCGAGACCGGGATTGCAACAGACTGCAGTATGATTATCTTATTACGGACCTTGGAGATAAGTGACGAGGAGTTCATAAAAGAATTGGTGAAACGGATTGCAGGAAAACAACAGGAAGATGGATCATGGAAGCTATTTCATGATGAGGAAAAAGGGAATCTGACAGCCACTGTTGAAGCTTATTATGCCCTTCTTTATTCTGGCTACCGGAATCGAAAGGACCAGGAAATTCAGGCAGCTAGAAGGTTTATTATGGCAAACGGAGGAGCGGCGGAAGTTCATATGTTTTTGAAAATCATGTTGGCCATAACAGGACAATGTCCGTGGCCGCATTTCCCCATTAATATTGAAGTGATGCTTTTACCAGACTCCTTTCCCATCAATCTTTTTGACTTCTCCGTGTACGGAAGAGCGAACATTATCCCTTTTTTGATTCTCGCCAATACGAATTTTCGCAGGAGAACAGAGCGATCACCCGATCTCTCCGATTTGTTTCAAAAAAAAGAAGTTCGTTTTTTTACAGAAGATCAAACAGAAGAGGCCCGTTCGTTGGTCAAATTGATTAAAAAGGGGATTCAGGGCCTGAAATTCCATGGAAACCTTCGCGAGTTGACTTTATATCGCGCCGAAAAATATATGCTGGACCGAATTGAACCGGACGGCACCTATTTAAATTATTTCAGCACGACTTCTCTCATGATTTATGCCTTACTGGCTAGGGGTTATACGAATACACATCCGGTGATTACTCGTGCTGTAAAAGGTTTAAAAGCGATGACCTGCCAGATTGACGGAGAACTTCACTGCCAGTATACGACGGCTTCGGTCTGGAATACGACTTTAATTAATTATGCCCTGCAAGAATCTGGAGTTCCCTATTCATCCGCCACGATACAAAAGGCCAATCAGTACATTCTCTCCCGTCAGCATCTCACATATGGGGATTGGGTCATTCATGAACCGAACCTGTTACCGGGAGGCTGGGGGTTTGCGGACTTGAACACAATCCACCCAGATATTGACGACACAACAGCTGCACTAAGGGCGATCCGTACGTTGGCCAAAGAGCAAGTGGATTGCCGGCAGGCATGGGATCGTGGAATAAACTGGCTCATTTCCATGCAAAACAATGACGGCGGTTGGGCGGCATTCGAAAAGAATGTGAACAAGAAAGTGTTGAATTTGTTACCGATAGAGGGTGGAAAGGATTTATTGATTGATCCGTCGACGGTTGATTTAACGGGAAGGACTTTAGAGTTCTTCGGAAACTATACCCATTTGGATCAGCACCATCCCATGGTGAAACGTGGAATTCGCTGGCTGTTGCGTCAGCAAAATTCCGATGGTTCCTGGGTGGGGCGATGGGGCGTGTATATTTATGGCACTTGGGCGGCTGTAACGGGAATGGTTGCAGTGGGGGTTTCCCCGAATCATCCAGCTATTCAAAAGGCGCTAACTTGGCTGCGGGAAATTCAGAATCCCGACGGGGGGTGGGGAGAATCCTGTAAAAGTGATACTAAAAATTGCTATGTGCCACTGGGCGAAAGTACCCGCACTCATACCGCTTGGGCGCTTGACACACTGATCGCGGCCACAACTGGAGTGACACCTGAAATTGAAAACGGTGCCGCTTTTTTAGTGGATCATAAAGAAAAAGATTGGACGACGACCTACCCAAAAGGAAGGGGGATGGCAGGATCTTTCTATCTCAATTATCATTGTTATGAATATGTTTTTCCATTGCTTTCCCTGGCCCATTATCAAAAATTAGCTGGCGGGCAGCTCCTAACGGATGTATCACACAAGGATGTTAATTAA
- a CDS encoding DUF2515 family protein: protein MPFLLDSFSDVKKELKKKMKKKSSGQLPWLSEKDKQCIHLIREQTRQLNQNNVARTQAYFQFYLKHPEIHWALLGHMVSRNVGWNMTDLKGELLTKLLPERDQIAFFSFLERGSWLIFQDVYPQFLVYDLSVRSSQEMFHLLPHLSTSTFMETLWRYFWHSGDSYALAIATVINEQSYLEKRLIQNNHFKNTVTGTVSLKMYDFLRLNNILFPYYEGEKREKPSLAGATSRHFTSLHERILFGKQLYSLLFQREEILAGVLKWAHKRPHTGSRKDYWPDLFNDVNESFPRSLYKRRVKNCMLRKGAERLYSPPLKYAWPNTPHEDAESVDWFEDWHVLDYIDKEVSMNGEILNNYCKTLETIELAIMAKEALLLREEES, encoded by the coding sequence ATGCCGTTTTTGCTGGACTCTTTCTCAGATGTCAAAAAAGAATTGAAAAAAAAGATGAAAAAGAAATCTTCCGGCCAGCTGCCCTGGTTATCAGAAAAAGATAAACAATGCATTCACCTTATAAGAGAACAGACGAGACAACTTAACCAAAACAATGTAGCACGGACGCAAGCTTATTTTCAGTTTTACCTTAAGCACCCTGAAATACATTGGGCCCTTCTCGGACATATGGTATCGCGAAACGTCGGTTGGAACATGACGGATTTAAAAGGGGAATTACTGACAAAACTTCTGCCTGAAAGAGATCAGATAGCTTTTTTTTCCTTTTTGGAACGCGGCAGCTGGTTGATTTTTCAAGATGTATATCCTCAATTTTTGGTTTATGACCTGAGTGTGAGGTCCAGCCAAGAGATGTTCCACCTTTTACCTCATCTTTCCACTTCCACCTTCATGGAGACGTTGTGGCGTTATTTTTGGCACAGTGGAGATAGCTATGCGCTGGCGATTGCGACGGTGATCAATGAACAAAGCTATTTGGAAAAAAGATTGATTCAAAATAATCATTTCAAAAATACCGTAACCGGTACGGTCAGCCTCAAAATGTATGATTTTTTGCGACTCAATAATATTCTTTTTCCCTACTATGAAGGGGAAAAGAGGGAGAAACCTTCACTTGCCGGCGCCACCTCACGGCATTTCACTTCGCTCCACGAAAGAATTTTATTCGGAAAACAATTGTATTCCCTGCTTTTTCAGCGGGAAGAGATTCTGGCGGGGGTCTTGAAATGGGCGCATAAACGCCCTCACACGGGCTCACGGAAAGATTATTGGCCTGATTTGTTTAATGATGTAAACGAATCTTTTCCCCGTTCCCTTTATAAACGACGGGTGAAAAATTGCATGTTGAGAAAGGGCGCCGAGCGGCTGTACAGCCCGCCTTTAAAATACGCCTGGCCGAATACGCCTCATGAAGACGCGGAGAGCGTAGATTGGTTTGAGGATTGGCATGTTCTCGATTATATTGATAAAGAAGTCAGTATGAATGGCGAGATTTTAAATAATTATTGCAAAACCCTTGAAACAATTGAACTTGCGATTATGGCGAAGGAAGCCCTTCTGTTACGAGAAGAAGAATCATAA
- a CDS encoding GNAT family N-acetyltransferase gives MGNTNFLMFKHSHMEGERIILRPVSLDDVDDMYEYTSDEETTRYIYDQHTDVNQTKKMIANYYMKEPMGMYAIVLKESNKMIGTIEFRIHEWNNSGELGFTLNRHFWGKGYMTEAGKLILELAFHKLGLDRVFAGHDVRNGVSGKVLNRLGMTYEGTLRRDQMVKGVLTDTAHYSILKEEYLNSETRKNNRVIN, from the coding sequence ATGGGTAATACAAACTTTTTAATGTTTAAGCATAGTCATATGGAAGGAGAGCGTATCATATTACGTCCGGTTTCACTTGATGATGTTGATGATATGTATGAGTATACATCAGATGAAGAAACTACACGTTACATTTATGACCAACATACAGATGTAAACCAAACGAAGAAAATGATAGCAAACTATTATATGAAAGAACCAATGGGTATGTATGCAATCGTGTTAAAAGAGAGCAACAAAATGATTGGGACAATTGAGTTTAGAATACATGAATGGAATAATAGTGGAGAACTAGGCTTTACATTGAATAGACATTTTTGGGGTAAGGGCTACATGACGGAAGCAGGGAAATTAATACTCGAATTAGCCTTTCATAAACTAGGTTTAGACCGAGTGTTTGCGGGACATGATGTAAGGAATGGTGTTTCAGGAAAAGTATTGAACCGCTTAGGTATGACATATGAAGGCACTCTTCGTAGAGACCAAATGGTAAAAGGTGTCCTAACAGATACTGCACATTACTCTATATTAAAAGAGGAATATTTAAATTCTGAAACAAGGAAGAATAATAGGGTAATTAATTAG
- a CDS encoding MFS transporter produces the protein MAYLFRNRSFVFIWLGQAASGLGGQFATFIMSWMAYEITESLVVLGSILAVELFTGIFIQLYTAPYLDRWDRKKVMVLSEWLRAFAFLIPTVLFAFETLHIWHLYITAILIGIAEPLFRPSSMIYIAEILPKNRLNNANAILEGTMQTMILVGPPLAGVILQFFGAQVVLYILVGIMGGTGLLLLQLPSLKAEAMPVKVNWYKQFAEGIHFYRMNKVFLGLGLLIMIFNMGFVALSSMFLPFITKDIGGTSFQYGLFTSFLSFGMLLASLITGLKKEPDNRRIIMLSSYMIAGVFIGLLGIFQSFSILSICIFCVGFCSIIFSINNTTLYQKYVPRHLRGRVFAVRILLSQIGIPIGALFAGNFADYFGIAFLFSVMGVLIILVAIIAFFLPVFHQLDKNTLSSISQKQTVTQ, from the coding sequence ATGGCATATTTATTTAGAAATCGTTCATTTGTCTTTATATGGCTGGGGCAAGCAGCTTCTGGTTTGGGCGGTCAATTTGCTACGTTTATCATGAGTTGGATGGCTTACGAAATAACAGAATCATTAGTTGTGTTAGGCAGTATTTTAGCCGTTGAGCTGTTTACTGGCATATTCATTCAATTATATACAGCTCCCTATTTAGACAGATGGGACCGGAAGAAAGTAATGGTATTGTCAGAATGGTTACGGGCATTTGCATTTCTTATTCCAACAGTGTTGTTTGCATTTGAAACACTACATATATGGCATTTATATATTACAGCGATTCTTATTGGAATAGCTGAACCATTATTTAGACCATCAAGTATGATTTATATAGCCGAGATTTTGCCAAAAAACCGTTTGAATAATGCAAATGCCATACTAGAGGGTACTATGCAAACCATGATTCTGGTGGGACCTCCACTTGCTGGAGTAATATTACAATTTTTTGGTGCACAAGTCGTTTTGTATATATTAGTTGGAATAATGGGTGGAACCGGTTTATTACTATTACAGTTACCAAGTTTGAAAGCAGAAGCTATGCCAGTTAAAGTAAATTGGTACAAACAATTTGCAGAGGGTATCCATTTTTATAGAATGAACAAAGTGTTTTTAGGATTAGGATTGTTAATAATGATATTCAATATGGGCTTTGTAGCTCTAAGTTCAATGTTTTTGCCATTTATTACTAAAGATATTGGGGGTACCTCTTTTCAGTATGGTTTATTTACTTCATTTTTATCATTTGGGATGTTATTAGCCTCTCTCATTACAGGATTAAAGAAGGAACCGGACAACCGCCGTATTATCATGCTTAGTTCGTATATGATTGCAGGAGTCTTTATTGGTTTGTTAGGAATATTCCAGTCCTTTTCTATTCTATCGATTTGTATCTTCTGTGTAGGTTTTTGTTCGATTATATTTTCAATTAATAATACAACGTTGTACCAAAAATATGTTCCAAGACATTTACGAGGTAGAGTATTTGCTGTTCGTATATTACTATCACAAATCGGCATCCCAATAGGCGCTCTATTTGCTGGAAATTTTGCAGATTATTTCGGAATAGCGTTCTTATTTAGTGTCATGGGAGTATTGATTATTCTTGTTGCAATAATCGCTTTTTTCTTACCTGTTTTTCACCAACTTGATAAAAATACATTATCTTCTATTTCGCAAAAACAAACCGTTACACAATAG
- a CDS encoding ArsR/SmtB family transcription factor, with amino-acid sequence MNGIKLEIEFSESNELITSLLAFKTKSLHKGIQLGNSWVRTVKGKLSETTLELIANTELKESILNLLLLACPKKDSVHDLLEWIGDVSIGEIFEQVSTWTSEETNDLRNINEWRSNIVQLLSLWYEEYYQHLDPSIINSLTKNAQKNKELLKDYKPIDLIEEITNGLRLEFKVKRIILIPQYHISPYNLTYDFNGLTIIYYSTQIEQVNPDFPSLSILNIARALMDENRLRILRYLTNGEKKFTEIVQFIGLAKSTVHYHMVTLRSAGLVRVHVYSQGRERYSLRSGALNKFNSGLTSYLGLEKLKLD; translated from the coding sequence ATGAATGGTATTAAGTTAGAAATCGAATTTTCTGAAAGCAACGAGTTAATTACTAGCCTATTAGCCTTCAAAACGAAGTCACTACATAAAGGTATTCAATTAGGAAATAGCTGGGTGAGAACTGTAAAAGGTAAACTGAGTGAAACCACATTGGAACTTATAGCAAATACAGAATTAAAGGAGAGCATTCTTAACTTGCTTTTATTAGCATGTCCTAAAAAAGATAGTGTGCATGATTTATTAGAGTGGATTGGGGATGTATCAATTGGGGAGATATTTGAGCAAGTTTCTACTTGGACTTCTGAAGAGACAAATGATTTGCGTAATATTAATGAATGGCGTTCAAATATAGTTCAATTATTATCTTTATGGTATGAGGAATACTATCAACACTTAGATCCATCCATCATTAATTCTCTTACTAAAAATGCACAGAAAAATAAAGAGTTGTTGAAGGATTACAAGCCTATTGATCTTATTGAAGAAATAACAAATGGTTTAAGATTAGAATTTAAGGTTAAACGGATTATTTTGATCCCGCAATATCATATTAGTCCATACAATCTGACTTATGACTTTAATGGTCTGACCATTATTTATTATTCAACACAGATTGAACAAGTGAATCCAGACTTTCCTTCATTATCAATTTTAAATATCGCAAGAGCTCTTATGGATGAAAATCGCTTAAGAATTCTACGATATTTAACTAATGGAGAAAAAAAATTTACAGAAATTGTTCAATTTATAGGGTTAGCCAAAAGTACAGTTCATTATCATATGGTTACTCTTCGATCAGCAGGATTAGTCCGTGTACACGTCTATTCTCAAGGCAGAGAAAGGTACAGTTTGAGAAGTGGAGCACTAAACAAATTTAACAGTGGTTTAACCAGCTACTTAGGTTTAGAAAAATTAAAGTTGGATTGA
- the nagZ gene encoding beta-N-acetylhexosaminidase: protein MRRNRKRASRNKLRIFTILLLMFALTIGVYYGIKENDSEQTPVKESPIVTNPSDTKKPSGKNTMDSENDQNSNLEKLVEETFSLSKVGKVPKISFVSGETGWKEVNKKWGKSDDISETAKGRYEEYESHHATIGYAEQTVNDIRSYDPELQNISLNEIEKIGGEPDAIRYYKDSTQNQMILVYHATSSTDLLWVLPVKTEQEPNPKVDHISLFTQIEKTPNQQENQTISEAISKMSLEDKIGQMILAGVSGTTMDASAKQLISQIHVGGIIFYKNNFETPAQAVQFVNQLKAGNSSSLPLLLGVDQEGGRVTRLPGGLVNFPPNKQIGQVNNPDFSFKVGTLLGQELKEFGLNLDFAPVLDINSNPNNPVIGDRSFGNNAEIVSKLGVQTMKGIQSQNVITTIKHFPGHGDTSVDSHLDLPIVNKSLKELKELELIPFERAINQGGDVVMVAHILLPQLDKTNPGTMSKAVMTDLLRKQLGFTGVIITDDMTMGAITEHFDIGKASVESVKAGSDIILVGHDYNNVVKIISSLKTAVQNGEISEQRVNESIKRIIQLKRNYSINDTKVGNPNINEINHSINSLLNNYLH from the coding sequence ATGAGAAGGAATAGAAAAAGGGCTTCTCGAAATAAGCTACGTATTTTTACGATCCTACTTTTAATGTTTGCCTTAACCATTGGTGTTTATTATGGTATCAAAGAAAATGATAGCGAACAAACGCCAGTTAAAGAAAGCCCAATTGTAACTAATCCATCCGATACTAAAAAACCTTCCGGTAAAAATACAATGGACTCGGAGAATGATCAGAATTCAAATCTTGAGAAATTAGTAGAGGAAACGTTTTCCTTATCTAAGGTAGGTAAGGTTCCGAAGATTTCCTTTGTTTCTGGTGAAACAGGATGGAAGGAAGTAAATAAAAAATGGGGAAAATCAGACGATATTTCGGAAACTGCTAAAGGTAGGTATGAGGAATACGAAAGTCATCATGCAACAATCGGCTATGCAGAACAGACTGTAAATGATATACGATCTTATGATCCCGAACTACAAAATATTTCTTTAAATGAAATTGAGAAAATTGGTGGAGAGCCGGATGCCATTCGATACTATAAAGATTCAACTCAGAACCAAATGATACTTGTCTATCATGCAACGTCTTCTACGGATTTATTATGGGTTTTACCAGTAAAAACAGAACAGGAGCCAAATCCTAAAGTTGACCATATCTCACTCTTTACACAGATTGAAAAAACACCAAATCAACAAGAAAACCAAACCATTTCAGAAGCAATTTCTAAAATGAGTTTAGAAGATAAAATAGGGCAGATGATTCTTGCTGGGGTTTCCGGGACTACAATGGATGCAAGCGCAAAACAATTAATAAGCCAAATCCATGTCGGAGGAATTATTTTTTACAAAAATAATTTTGAAACTCCTGCACAAGCCGTTCAATTTGTGAATCAACTGAAAGCTGGAAATAGTTCAAGTCTACCGCTTTTACTAGGTGTTGACCAAGAGGGTGGACGTGTGACAAGATTGCCGGGTGGACTTGTTAACTTTCCTCCAAATAAACAGATTGGACAAGTAAACAATCCTGATTTTTCTTTTAAAGTCGGAACACTTTTAGGGCAAGAATTAAAAGAATTTGGTTTAAATCTCGATTTTGCACCTGTTCTCGATATTAACAGCAATCCGAATAACCCAGTAATCGGGGATCGATCCTTTGGGAACAATGCGGAAATAGTAAGTAAACTTGGGGTTCAAACGATGAAAGGGATACAGTCTCAGAACGTTATCACGACAATTAAGCATTTTCCTGGTCACGGAGATACTTCGGTTGATTCCCATCTGGACCTTCCAATTGTAAATAAAAGCCTTAAGGAACTTAAAGAACTAGAGTTAATACCGTTTGAACGTGCGATTAATCAAGGTGGAGATGTTGTGATGGTCGCTCATATCTTATTGCCTCAATTAGATAAAACGAATCCAGGGACCATGTCAAAAGCTGTCATGACGGATCTTCTTAGAAAACAACTTGGTTTTACAGGAGTAATCATAACGGACGATATGACAATGGGAGCGATAACAGAACATTTTGATATTGGTAAAGCATCGGTAGAATCAGTAAAGGCAGGAAGCGATATTATTTTAGTAGGGCATGACTATAATAATGTTGTAAAGATTATCTCCTCTTTAAAAACTGCTGTTCAAAATGGTGAAATCTCCGAACAAAGAGTAAATGAAAGTATAAAAAGAATTATTCAACTAAAAAGGAACTATAGCATTAACGATACGAAAGTAGGAAATCCTAACATAAATGAAATAAATCACTCCATCAATAGTCTTCTGAATAATTATTTACATTAA
- the bla gene encoding class A beta-lactamase codes for MNKFIYALLVLVVAIVPLAGWSMSSHNLSDKPEKAVAKQPAPQLHRKFAELENKYDARLGVYAIDTGTNRKVSYRPQERFAYASTYKALAAGALLQHYSMDQLDELVTYNSEDIVSYSPVTQLHVDTGMTLWEVAEAAVRYSDNTAGNLLLEKLGGPEGFETALRQIGDHVTQADRYETDLNSAVPGDKRDTSTPKALATSLQALAVSDLLPTEKRTILIDWMRGNATGDTLIRAGAPTGWEVDDKSGAGSYGTRNDIAIVWPPNRAPIVIAVLSSRDTQNATFDNTLIAEAAKVALNALK; via the coding sequence ATGAATAAATTTATATATGCCTTGCTTGTGCTAGTGGTTGCAATTGTACCCCTCGCTGGCTGGTCGATGAGCTCCCATAACCTTTCTGACAAGCCCGAAAAAGCAGTCGCGAAACAACCAGCACCCCAATTACACCGTAAGTTCGCAGAACTCGAGAACAAATATGATGCCCGGCTCGGAGTCTACGCCATCGATACAGGTACAAATCGGAAAGTCTCTTATCGGCCTCAAGAGCGGTTCGCTTACGCATCTACTTACAAAGCTCTAGCCGCCGGTGCATTACTGCAGCATTACTCCATGGATCAACTTGACGAGTTGGTCACATACAACAGCGAGGACATCGTTTCGTATTCACCCGTAACACAACTTCACGTAGATACCGGGATGACTCTTTGGGAAGTTGCCGAGGCTGCTGTTCGATATAGCGACAACACTGCAGGAAACCTTTTATTAGAGAAACTGGGAGGACCTGAGGGATTTGAAACAGCACTGAGGCAGATTGGCGATCACGTTACCCAGGCTGATCGCTACGAGACGGATTTGAACTCAGCTGTTCCTGGAGACAAACGTGACACCAGCACACCAAAAGCACTTGCTACAAGCCTCCAGGCGCTCGCGGTCAGCGACTTGCTCCCAACTGAAAAACGTACGATCCTAATAGATTGGATGCGGGGAAATGCAACTGGAGATACATTGATTCGTGCTGGTGCACCAACAGGTTGGGAAGTCGATGATAAGAGCGGGGCGGGAAGCTATGGAACGCGGAATGACATTGCCATTGTTTGGCCGCCGAATAGAGCTCCCATTGTCATCGCAGTTCTATCCAGCCGCGATACACAGAATGCCACCTTTGACAATACGCTAATCGCAGAAGCTGCAAAGGTCGCACTTAACGCGCTGAAGTGA